CGGTGTGCGCCGCCTCCAGGACGCGCAGCAGCACGTCGTGCGGGATCGGGTCGGCGCGGAAGCCGTTGCGGATGTCGCGGCGCTCGCGCATCACCTTGAGGACGGCCGCGCGTTCGGCGTCGTCGTAGGCGGGCGCGGCCGGGCCGGTGGAGCGCGGGGGCGCCGCCACCGCCGTCTGGGGCGTGGGTACCGTCAGCACCTCGGCCGTGGTGTCGGGCCCGGTCTCGGGCTCGGCGGGGGTGTCGGTCTCCGGTGTCCCGGCGTGCCGGGGGGCGGCCTGCTCGGGCTCCCGGGGGCCGGGGACCATGGCCGTCCGCTCCGTGCCCTCCTCCACCGGCTGCGGCGCGAACTCGCCTTCAGGTGCGGCCTGTTGGGGCTGGGCGGCGACGGGCGGCGCGAACTCCGGCTGCGGTTGAGCCACGGCCACCGCCGGTGCGGGCGGGTGCCGCTGGTCGTCGGGGTCGGTCGGGAACCGGTGGTCCGCGTGGGGCTGCGCCGCCTCGGGCGCGGCGACCGGGTGCGGCCCGTCCTCGGCCGGCGGCTCGACGGGCACACCGTCGGCCCGCGGGACCTCTGCCCCGGCGTCGGCCTCGGGCTGTGCCTCCGCGACCTGCTCGGCCTGCGGCTCGGGCGCGACGGCGTCAGGGGCGACGACGGTGTCCTCGGCGCCGGCGTCCGGCACCGGTGCCTCGGTCCCGGCCTGCGGGGCGAACGCGATCGGCGCCTCGCCCTCCCCGGCGGCGGCGTCGGCCTCGGGCGCGACGGACCCGGCGTCCCCCTCGACGGCCGCGGGCGCACCCGGCACGTCCTGCGGACCCTGGGCCACCTCGGGGCCCGCGTCGGGCTCGGCGGGTGCCGCCTGCTGGACCGGGTACCCGGGTGCGCCGTCCGCTGCGGGCTCCCCGGGGTAGCCCTGCGGGGGCACGGCGGGCGTCTCGGCGGAGTGGGCGGTGGGCTCGGGGCTCCACGCGGCCTCTGTCGCCCAGGTGGCGTGCGGCTGGGGCGTCTGCGGGACGGGGCCCGCCGCCTCGGCGGCCTGCGCCACCCCGACCGGAACGCCGACGGGCACCCCGACCGGCAGCCCGGCGGACGCGCCGACCGGCACGCCCACCGACGTACCGACGGACAGCGCGACCGGTTCGGCGATCGGCCCGGCCGCCGTGTCGGTCGCCTCGGTCGCCGTTTCGGTAGCCGTCTCGATCGCCGGTTCAGGGACCGCTTCGGCGACCGGTTCAGCTATGGGTGCGGCGAGCGGCTCCGCGACCGGCTCGGCGGCCGGCGGCTGCGACTCGACGACCGGCTCGGCGGCCTGCGCGACGGCCGCGGGGACGCCGGCCTCCTGGACGGCGGGCTCCGCCGTAGCGGGCTCAGCCGTGGCGGGCTCCGCCGTGGCGGGCTCCGCCGTGGCGGGCTCAGCGACCGGCTCGGCCACGGCTTCCGGGACGGGCTCCGCGACCGGCTCGGCCACGGCTTCGGCCATCGGCTCCGCGACCGCTTCCGGCGCCGGCTCGGCGGTCGGCTCCGTCGCGACGTCCGCGACCGGCTCGGGCTGCGCCACGGGTGCGGCGATCGGCTCGGGCACCGGCTCAACGGACGACGCGGGCATCGGCTCAGCGGTCGGCTCGGTCGCCTGGGCGGCGGCCTGTTCGGGCACCGGAGCCGTCGCCTGCTCGGGTTCCGGCTGCTCGGCTCGCGCCTCGTCCATCGGGCGGCCGACCGGCTCGCTCACCGGCTGTCCGACCTGGCCGACCGTGGGGGCCGGCCATGTCTCCACGGCGACCTGGGTCGTGGCGGTGGCCTGGACCGGGGCCGGGGCACCCCAGGGGGCGCCGCTCTGCGGGGACGCGTCGAGGTACTCGGGGCCCGCGGGCGGCGGGACGACGGGCTGGCGGACCGGTGCCCCGGCGGGGCCGCGGTCGGCGAGGGAGCGGACCGGGCTCGCGGAGGCGTTCGGGATCGGCGGGCCGAGGTGCAGCGGGCGCCGGGTGGGGGCCGCGGCCAGGGTCGGGGAGGTGACGGGCGGCGGCTCGGGCAGGCGGACGCCGCCGAGGTCGACGGAGCCGGTGTCCCGGCCGTCCGTCTCGTGCGGGCCCGGCTGGTGGACGGCCTCGACGACCGGCTCGGGCGCGGGCGGCGCGACCTCGTTGCCCCACGGGCTCTGGGCGCCGGGCAGCAGCAGCTGGTCTTCGTCCTGGGCGGTGGTCTCGGAGAGGTAGGCGTACGCGGCGTGGGCGGGGACGCCCGGCTGCTCCGCCGTGCCTGCGTTCTCCGGCAGTCCCTCGCCCGGGACCTGGCCGGTGTCGGTCATGCGTACCCCTCGCCCATCGGTTAGTGCTTCTGCGACCAGCTCACCGGGGACGGCGCACCGACCGCCCCCCGTGAAGAACGAGCTTGCCTGTCCGGCGGCACGAACGATCCGCCGGGAAAGACGACAAAGCCATTAACTGGCATTGTCCCGGTCGTTCCCCGCCGCGTCAGCTTGATCGGCGACGGTCCGCTGTGGACTGCGCCACGTTGCGCGTCCTCCGGTTCCGCCGTACCACACTCACCCCAAAACGGGCGTCCTTTTGGGACATTGGCCGACGAAGCGCCGGGCAGCCGAGAGCGGTACAACGATCGGCCAGCCTACCGCGCGCCGTACGACAACAGGATCACCGGTAGGGCAGAAAACAGGATCACCGGGACACGGTCGGGGGTGTCCGGGGTCAGCGTTCGCGCTCGGCGAGCACACCGCTGAGCAGGAACGCGACGCTCCGTTCCGTCTCCGTCCAGGCCCTGGTGTCGAGTTGGACGGACTGGAGGAGGGCGCACTCCACCCGGTAGCCGTGCTCGGACAGGTCGCGGCCGATGAGTTCGGCGGCGTCGCGGGTGGCGGCGTGGGTGACGATCCGCTGCGGGCGCCGGTCCGCGACGGCGGAGACCACCGCCGCTCCCCCGCCGCCGACGCGCACGACGTCGGGTTCCTGGAGGTTCTCCAGGACGTGCGGGGCGAGGCCCTGGACGATCTGGAGCTGGACCCCGTGCCTGCGGGCGGCGGCGTCGGCGCGGGCGCAGGCGTCGAGGACCCGGTCGACGGCGATGACGGCGGCGCCGGCGCGGGCGGCCTCGACGGCGAAGGCGCCGCTCGCGCAGCCGATGTCCCACACCAGGTCGCCGATGCGGGGTCCGAGCCTGGCGAGTTGGGCGGCGCGCAGCAGATCCGTTTCGCCCTCGCCGAGGGGGCCGTCGTAGCTCTCGGCGGGCAGGGTCCAGCCGCGCGGTCCTGTGCCCAGGTCGCGGCCGGCCAGCCAGCCGGCGTCGGCCGCGGGGCCCGTGGTGACCGGGCCGCCGATGGCGATGACCACGTTGGGGTCGCGCCAGCTGCGGTCGGCGGCCTTGTCGGAGGTGACGACGCTGACCTGTTCGCGTTCGGTGCCGAGTTCCTCGCAGATGACGAAGGTGCGGTGGACGCCTTCGAGGAGCAGGCCGAGCTCGGCGGGGCCCGCGCCGGGCGAGGTGAGGACGGCGACCTTGGCGTGGGCGCGGCAGACGTTGACCGCGCGGCGCAGGGTGCGCGGGTGGGCGACGACGACCTGGGCGTCCTCCCAGGCCATGCCGGCCCGTGCGAAGGCGGCGGCGACGGAGGAGACGGCGGGCACGACCTCGACCTCGAGGCCGTACTCGGGGCCGCGCAGGGTGCGCACGACGCCGAAGAAGCCGGGGTCGCCGTCGGCGAGCACGACGGCGGAGCCGCGGTGGGCGGCGATCCGGCGGGCGGCCAGCGCGACGCTGCCGAGGCGGATGCGTTCGGCGCTCCTGGGCACCTCGGGGAGTTCGAGGTGGTGGGCGGCGCCCGCGACCAGGGTGGCGGCACCGAGGGCGGAGCGTGCGGCCGCGTTCAGGGGGGAGCCGTCCCAGCCGATCACCGTGACCCGGTCGGCCATCGTCGTCAGTCTCCAGGGTCTTCGCGGGTCGTCAGGGGCCGGGGCCCGTGCGGGCTTGGTGAGGGTATCCGGTGCGGTGGCGGGGCGGGACGCCGGGCGGCACCTCGCCGGTCAGTTCCAGCCCGAGTAGGGGCGGTAGCCGCCGCTTCCGGCGAGTTCCTCGCCCGCGCCCGCGAGGTCCTCGGGCAGCAGGCTCCACACGATGAAGTCGGAGCGCAGGTCGGTCCAGCCGCCGTCCTCGGTGCGGACGTGGACTATGCAGGCGTTGCGCAGCACGCCCTCGCTGATACAGCCGATCTTCTGGGCGACCTGCTGGGCGGCGGTGTTGTCGGCGGGGGTGCGCAGCTCGACGCGCTCGAACTTCTGCTGGCCGAACAGCCATTGAGCGGTGGCGAGGGCGGCCTCGGAGGCGTAGCCCTCGCCGCGGGCCCAGGGGGCGACGATGTAGGAGAGTTCGGTGGACCTGATCTGCCAGTCGGTCTTGGTGAGTTGGACGACGCCGACCAGGCGCTGGGTGAGGAACTCGGTGACGGCGAGGTCGACCCCGCGGCCCGCACGGCGGTGCGCGGGCGCGCGGTCGGTGACCCAGGTGCGGGCGGCGTCCTCGGTGACGGGCTGCGGGACGTCGGTCCAGGCGGCGACCTGTTCGTCGTTCATCATCTCGGTGAGCGCGGACACGTCGTCCTCGTCGAGGGGACGCAGCACCAACCGCTCCGTGCTGATGGAGATGTTGGGGAAGGTGCTCGTCATGCGCCGCTCCGTAACCTTCGGGAAATCCTTAGGGGACTGCGAACTGCCCAGCATGCAGCATGAAACCACCGGAACGCACGACGGGGTCCGCTCCCGGTGAAGGGAGCGGACCCCGTGCGCGGGCGCCGGGCCGCGCGGGCGGTGCGCGGCCCTGGTCGGGGCCGTGGGCGCGGTCAGAAGGAGGCGATGACCGAGCCCTGGTACTTGTCCTCGATGAACTTCTTGACCTCGGGCGAGGTGAGCAGTTCGGCGAGCTTCTTCACCCGCGGGTCCTTCTCGTTGCCCTTCTTGACGGCGAGGAAGTTGCCGTAGGGGCTGTCCTTGGCGGACTCCAGGACGAGGGCGTCCTTGGCGGGCTTGATGCCGGAGGAGATGGCGTAGTTGCCGTTGACCACCGCGGCGTCGACGTCGTCGAGGGAGCGCACGGTCTGGGCCGCCTCGACCTCCTTGAAGGTGAGCTTCTTGGGGTTCTCGGCGATGTCCTGCGGGGTCGCCTCGGAGCCGACGCCGTCCTTGAGGGTGATGAGTCCCTTGGAGGCGAGGAGCTTCAGCGAACGGGCCTCGTTGACGGTGTCGTTGGGGATGGCGACGGTCGCGCCGCTCTTGAGGGCGTCGACGCTCTTGACCTTGTGGGAGTAGAGGCCGAGCGGTTCCAGGTGCACCGTGACGACGGGCACGATGTGCGTGCCGCGCTTCTTGTTGAAGTCGTCGAGGTAGGGCTGGTTCTGGAAGTAGTTGGCGCCCACCGAGCCGTCCTCGGTCGCGGTGTTCGGCGTGATGTAGTCGGTGAACTCCTTGACCTCCAGGTCGAGTCCGGCCTTCTTCGCCAGGTGGTCCTTGACGTAGTCGAGGATCTCGGCGTGCGGGGTCGGGCTCGCGGCGACGATCAGCGGTCCGCTGTCGTCGGAGGCGGCGTCCTTGTCCGAGCCGCCGCAGGCGGAGAGCCCGAAGGTGAGGGCTCCGGCGGCGAGGACGACGGTGGTGATCTTGGCGGTGTTACGCACGAAAAGTGCCTTTCCTTCTGGGTGGGGCGCCCCGCGGCTGGTGGTGCGGGGAGTTCTGGGGGGTTGGGTCCGGCGCGGCTGCCGGGTCAGGCCGGCTCGGTCTCCGGCGCGGGGGACGTCTTCAGGAACCGCAGCCGCGGTCCCGGGCCCGATCGGCCGCCGCGGCGGTGCAGGGTGCGGGCGGCGAGGTCGCCCGCGAACTGGATGAGCGAGATGACCACGGCGAGGATCGCCACGGTGATCCACATCAGCTCGGTCTCGAAGCGCTGGTAGCCGTAGCGGATGGCGATGTCGCCGAGGCCGCCCGCGCCGACCGTGCCGGCCATCGCCGAGTAGCCGATGAGGGCGACGACGGTGGTCGTGGTGCTGGAGATGAGCGAGGGCAGCGACTCGGGGACGAGGACCTTGCGTACGATCGTCCAGGTGTTGCCGCCCATCGACTGCACGGCCTCGACGAGCCCGCCGTCCACCTCGCGGACGGCCGTCTCGACGAGCCGTGCGAAGAACGGGATGGCGCCGATCGCGAGCGGCACGATGGCGGCCTCGCGGCCGATGGTGGTGCCGGTGATCCAGCGGGTGAAGCCCATCAGGGCGACCATCAGGATGATGAACGGCATCGACCTGGCGATGTTCACGATCTGCCCGATCACCTTGTTGGCGACCACGTTCTGGAGCAGTTCGCCGCGGTCGGTGAGGACCAGCAGGACGCCGAGCGGGAGTCCGGCGACGACGGCGATGAGGGTGGACCAGCCGACCATGTAGAGGGTGTCCCAACACGCCTCGGTCAGCAGGGGCTGCATCTCGGACCAGGTCACTTGGCACCTTCCTTCACCGGCACGGGCTCCTGCCCGACGACGTCGATCTGGAGTCCCCGCTCGCGCAGGAAGCCGACCGGCACCACGTTGTCCTCGTAGCGGCCGGGCAGTTCGATGCGCATCCGGCCGATCTGGAGGCCGCCGACGGTGTCGATGGCCGCGCCCAGGATCGAGATGTCGATGTTGTAGGTGCGGGAGAGCTGGGAGATGACCGGCTGGGTGGCGGCCTCGCCCTGGAAGGTGACGTCGAGGACGGTGCGGTCGTCGCCGGTCGGCTCGCCGCCGACCGGGAAGAGCGCGGCGGCCAGCTCGGAGCCGGGGGTGGCGAGGAGTTCGCCGACGGTGCCGGACTCGACGATCCGCCCGTTCTCCATCAGGGCGGCGGAGTCGCAGACCGACTTCACGACGTCCATCTCGTGGGTGATGAGCAGGACGGTCAGGCCCAGCTGGCGGTTGAGGTCGCGCAGCAGCCGCAGGATGGAGCGGGTGGTCTCGGGGTCGAGGGCGCTGGTCGCCTCGTCGGAGAGCAGCACCTTGGGGTCGCCGGCCAGGGCGCGGGCGATGCCGACGCGCTGCTTCTGGCCGCCGGAGAGCTGCGCCGGGTAGGACTTCGCCTTGTCGGCGAGGCCGACCAGGTCGAGGAGTTCGAGGGCCTTGCGGGAGCGGTCCTTGCCGGCGTGGCCGAGGATCTCCAGCGGCAGCTCGACGTTGTCCTGGACGGTCCGCGAGGAGAGCAGGTTGAAGTGCTGGAAGACCATGCCGATGCGGCTGCGGGCCCGCCGCAGCTCGCGGCCGGCCCGCGGGCCGCGCCCGGCGAGGGCGGTGAGGTCGAGGCCGTCGACCGTCACGGTGCCCTCGGTGGGGCGCTCCAGCAGGTTGACGCAGCGGATGAGCGAGGACTTTCCGGCGCCGGACTGGCCGATCACGCCGAACACCTCGCCCTCGCGGACGTGGAGGTCGACGCCGTCGAGGGCGGTGACGTCTCGTCCGCGTGAGCGGTAGACCTTGGTCAGGCCCGTTGTGGTGATCACTGGGGTTTCCGTCACTGTCGAGGGGCGGGCGTGGGTGGGCCCGTTGCGGTCTCCCGTGCTCGACGCAGGTCGGGGCGCGGGGGCTTTCGGTCAGGGACGCGACACGGTTCTCGCGGTGGCGGTGGAACCGGGGGAGAACAGGTGCGCGCGGGCGGCTCGCGTCCGGCGGGGCCGCACGTCACGCCACGGCGTCTCGCTTCGGGGCGCGAGCTCGGGTGGTGCGGGGGCCCTCTAGAAGGCGCGCATTCGACCCGTACAACGAGCACCGGGCGTCAGGGTCGCCTCGGTCGCAAGGGTGCGGCTGCTCGTCGTGGTCATGCGGTCAGTAAACCAGACCGACGGTCCTGACAGCCCGCCGCTGTCCATATGCCGGACAGCGGCGGACAGGGGTCAGGGGCGGACGGAGATCTCCACTCCCCCGTCGGTGACCAGTGCGGACAAGGCCGACAGGTCGCGGACCACGAGGTCGGCTACGAGCTCGGCCGCGGTGTGGGTTGTGGTCAACGCCACGGTGGTCATCCCGGCGGCCCGGCCCGCGAGGAGCCCGGCGGGCGCGTCCTCGAAGACGACGCAGTCGGCCGGGTCGACGCCCAGGGCGCGGGCGGCGAGCAGATACGGCTCGGGGTCGGGCTTGCCGCGGCGGACGTCGTCGGCGGCGACCATCGTCTTGGGCAGGATGCCGACGGCGCCGAGCCTGGCCTCGGCCAGCCGCCGGGTGGCGGAGGTGACGACGGCCCAGCGGTCGGCGGGCAGCGAGCCGAGGAACTCCAGGGTGCCGGGCAGCAGCTCCACTCCCCCGCCCGGCACGTCGGCGACCTCCAGCTCCTCGATCCGCGCGACAGCAGCCGGGACGACGTCGGCGGGCAGCAGGTCGGCGGCTATCTCGGCGGCGGGCCTGCCGTGCAGTCCGACGCGGGCGAAGTCCTCCGCGGTGACGCCGTACTCCCCGGCCCAGCGGGTCCAGCAGCGGTCCACGGAGGCGAGGGAGGAGACGAGGGTGCCGTCGTTGTCGAACAGGAGTGCGTGTGCGCGGAGGGTCATGCCCTCGACCCTACGGGGCACGCCAGGGCCGACACCGTCGGGCCTTTCCGCCCGTAATAGGGTCGCGGCATGCTTGATGCCCTGACCGTGGTGACCGCCGTCACCGCGCTGCTGCTCGCCGTCTGGTGCGGCTGGGCCGCCTACCGCGACCAGCCCACGAAGGACTGGCACTTCATCGGGATGGCCGTGGTGTCGCTGCTCGCGACGGTCCAGCTGGTGGTCGGGGTGGTGCAGTTGGCGCGGGGCGAGAAGCCGGAGCAGGGCACGGCGATCTTCGTCGCGTATCTGCTGGGCGCCTTCGCGTGCGTCCCGGCGGCCGGTTTCATGTCGCTCGCCGAGCGCAGCCGGTGGGGTTCGGTGACGGCGGCGGCGGGCGGTGTGGTGCTCGCGGTGCTGGAAGTACGGCTGTACGACATCTGGGGAGGCTGAGATGACCGCCGTGGCGGAAGACAGGCGAAGGAGCCTCGTCACTGGCCCTGGCATGCTGCTCGTCTGGTTCTACGGGGTGATGGTGGTGGGCGCGCTGTCGCGCTCGGTGTACGAGATCGCCACCAAGTTCGACCACGCGCCGCTCGCCTACTCGCTGTCCGCGCTGGCCGGTGTGGTGTACGCGTTCATCGCGTACTCGCTGGTGCGCGGCGGTGAGCGGGCCCGCAGGGCGGCGCTGGTGTGCTGCGCCGCCGAGCTGGCGGGGGTGCTGGTCGTCGGCACCTGGACGCTGCTCGACCGGTCCGCGTTCCCGGAGTCGACCGTGTGGTCGGACTACGGGATGGGGTACGTGTTCATCCCGGTGCTGCTGCCGCTGTCGGCGCTGTACTGGCTGCGCAGGTCGGCCGCGGCGGACGTCCGGCGGGACTGAGCCCGCCCGGGTGCGCCGCGCGGGCCCCTCGGGTCGCGCGGCGCTCGGGCCGCGTCAGGCGGTGGCGGCGTAGGCGCCCGCGGCCTTCTCCAGGACGATCATCGGTACGCCGTCGGCGCCCTCGGCGGTGCCGACGGTCTCGTAGCCGACGCGGCGGTAGAGGCGGAGGTTGCCCTCGCTGCGGTGGCCGGTGTGCAGCCGGAAGCGGGTGGCGCCGCGCTCCCGCTCCAGGGCGGATTCGGCGGCCCGCAGCAGCCGGGCACCGATGCCGTGGCCCTGGAGGCGGGGGTGGACGCAGAGTTTGCCGATGGAGGCGGGGCCGTCCTCGTCGAGGTGGCCGCGGACCGAGCCGACGACCTCGTCGCCGAGCCTGGCCACGAAGACGCAGTCGGTGGCCACCTCGCGGCGGACCTCGTCCAGTGGTTGCACGAGCGGGTCGATGCGGTAGTTGCCGTACAGCGCGGCCTCGCGCTGGAAGCAGAGGTACTGGAGCCTGAAGATCTGCTCCACGTCCTGCTCGGTCGCCACCGAGATGGTCACGCTCATGCCCATGTGCGCACGCCTCCCGCTCACCTGATCGCCGGTTGTTCCCACTCCTATCCCCGCACCGGCCGGGCCGCAACCTCCGGATCCGGCTTTCCTCGCGGACAACCGCGGCATCGGGAACGTTCCGGGTCAGAGCCGCCCTGTGAGATGGCCGACTGCCGGGCTCCGGCGTCCCGTGGTACGCGTCCGGCCGCCCGGCGGTGGGCCGGGCGGCCGGTCGTCGGCGCTGACGGGCGGGGTGTCAGCCCTTGAGGAAGTCGGCGCGGGCGAGCACCCCGGTGTCGGCGTTGTCGGTGAAGACGCCGTCGATGCCGGTGGCGAAGTAGGCGTGGAAGGCGCCGAACGGGTCGCCGTAGCCGTCCGCGGCGGCGCCCTTGCGGTACTCCGTCGGCAGGAACGGGTTCTCGTTGCGCATCGTGTACGGGTGCAGGATCAGGCCGACCTTGTGGGCGTCCCTGACCAGGGTGCTGGGGGTGCCGAGGCTGCCGTCGGCCTTCCTCGGGATCACCAGGTCGAGGGTGGGGCCGATGCCCTGGGCGTATCCGGCGATCTCGCGCAGCCCGCCGGGGGTGATCAGGTCGTCGACGGTGCGCGGGTCACCGGTCTCGACGAAGTCCCAGGGGCGGGTGCCCGCGCCGGAGAGCAGGACCACCAGCGGGTTGTCGACCAGGGTGTTGAGGCGCTGGACGCCGGTGGGCTCGAACGACTGGAGGACGACCGGAGAGTTCCGCTTGTCCTTGCCGTGCTTGTGGAGGATTTTGGCGACCCGCTCCTCCAGGCCGAGGCCGAGCCCCCGGAAGTAGGTGGGGTGCTTGGTCTCGGGGTAGATCCACACCTGCCTGCCGCGCTTGCGGGTCTGCTCGTCCTGCCACTTCAGGACCTCTTCGAAGGTGGGGATCTCCCAGCGGCCGTCGTAGAGCCGGTTGTGCGGGCGGTTGGCCGGGATGCGTTCGGTCGCCCGCAGCGTCTTCAGTTCGGCGAGCGTGAAGTCCTCGGTGAACCAGCCGGTGGTGGGCACGCCGTCCAGCGTCTTGGTGGTCCTGCGGTCGGCGAACTCGGCGTGGTCGGCGACGTCGGTGGTGCCGCCGATCTCCGGTTCGTGACGGCACACCAGATGGCCGTCCCTGGTGGGCACCAGGTCGCCGGCCTCGACGATGTCGGCGCCCAGGTCGAGGGCGAGCTGGTAGGAGCCGAAGGTGTGCTCGGGGCGGTAGCCGCTGGCGCCCCGGTGGCCGATGATCGTCGGCCTGGGCAGGCCGGCGAGGCCGCCGCCGGGCCGCGGTCCCGCCGCCGCCGCGGTGCCGCCGAGCCCGAGGACCGCCCCGCCCGCGCCGAGGACCGCGGCGCCCAGCAGCGCCCGCCGTCCGGTCCCGCCCGTCCGCTCGTCCGACCCCTGCGTCGCCATCCCGCGCCTCCTGCCGTCGTCTTCACCGGTGCGCGCCGATCGTAGGGGCGCGCACATGACACGAGGGAGACCTCGGCGGGAACGCGCGGGTGGTTCGGGATGTCGGCTGGAAGCGGACCGCCGGTTCCCGCCGCGCCGCCCGGGGCTGGCGCGCGGACCGGGCGGCGCGGCGGGAACCGGCGCTGTGGGCACACCTGTTCACCCGTTCGCCGGAGGCGACCTCCGTCACATGCGGCGGGGCGCGCGAGGGCCGTGCCGCACGGTCGCGTCGCAGGTAAACCCGCGTCAACTTCACGTAAGACCTCGGTGAACCCGATGTGCGCGACCCGCTGATCCGCGAGTATCGTCCTCACCTGCACAGACTCATACTGCTTTCCTTGACTTTCGTTGACTTTCCTCGACACCGGAGGGCCCGTTGTCCCGCTTCGTGTTCATCAAGGCAGTGCTCGGACCGATCATGCGCCTGATGTTCCGCCCACAGGTGGAGGGCGCGGAGCGCATCCCGGGAGACGGCCCCGTCATCCTGGCGGGCAACCACCTCACGTTCATCGACTCGATGATCCTGCCGCTGGTCTGCGACCGTCAGGTCGTCTTCATCGGCAAGGACGAGTACGTCACCGGCAAGGGGTTCAAGGGCCGTCTGATGGCCTGGTTCTTCACCGGCGTCGGCATGGTCCCGGTGGACCGGGACGGCGCGGGCGGCGGGGTGGCCGCGCTGATGACCGGCCGGCGCATCCTCGAGGAGGGCCGGATGTTCGGCATCTACCCCGAGGGCACCCGCTCGCCCGACGGCCGGCTGTACCGGGGCCGCACCGGCATCGCGCGGCTGACGCTGATGACCGGGGCGCCGGTGGTGCCGTTCGCGATGATCGGCACCGACAAGCTCCAGCCCGGCGGCTCGGGCCTGCCCCGCCCCGGCCGGGTGACGGTGCGGTTCGGCGAGGCGATGGAGTTCTCCCGGTACGAGGGCATGGACCGGGACCGCTATGTGCTGCGGGCCGTGACGGACTCCGTGATGACCGAGGTCATGCGGCTCTCCGGCCAGGAATACGTGGACATGTACGCCACCAAGGCGAAAGCCGCTTAGGCTTCTCGAGCGGGTGCGGGCCGTGCGCGACCGACCGCGCGCGGCCCG
The sequence above is a segment of the Streptomyces griseoviridis genome. Coding sequences within it:
- a CDS encoding GNAT family N-acetyltransferase, whose product is MGMSVTISVATEQDVEQIFRLQYLCFQREAALYGNYRIDPLVQPLDEVRREVATDCVFVARLGDEVVGSVRGHLDEDGPASIGKLCVHPRLQGHGIGARLLRAAESALERERGATRFRLHTGHRSEGNLRLYRRVGYETVGTAEGADGVPMIVLEKAAGAYAATA
- a CDS encoding glycerophosphodiester phosphodiesterase gives rise to the protein MATQGSDERTGGTGRRALLGAAVLGAGGAVLGLGGTAAAAGPRPGGGLAGLPRPTIIGHRGASGYRPEHTFGSYQLALDLGADIVEAGDLVPTRDGHLVCRHEPEIGGTTDVADHAEFADRRTTKTLDGVPTTGWFTEDFTLAELKTLRATERIPANRPHNRLYDGRWEIPTFEEVLKWQDEQTRKRGRQVWIYPETKHPTYFRGLGLGLEERVAKILHKHGKDKRNSPVVLQSFEPTGVQRLNTLVDNPLVVLLSGAGTRPWDFVETGDPRTVDDLITPGGLREIAGYAQGIGPTLDLVIPRKADGSLGTPSTLVRDAHKVGLILHPYTMRNENPFLPTEYRKGAAADGYGDPFGAFHAYFATGIDGVFTDNADTGVLARADFLKG
- a CDS encoding lysophospholipid acyltransferase family protein, with protein sequence MSRFVFIKAVLGPIMRLMFRPQVEGAERIPGDGPVILAGNHLTFIDSMILPLVCDRQVVFIGKDEYVTGKGFKGRLMAWFFTGVGMVPVDRDGAGGGVAALMTGRRILEEGRMFGIYPEGTRSPDGRLYRGRTGIARLTLMTGAPVVPFAMIGTDKLQPGGSGLPRPGRVTVRFGEAMEFSRYEGMDRDRYVLRAVTDSVMTEVMRLSGQEYVDMYATKAKAA